Proteins found in one Magnolia sinica isolate HGM2019 chromosome 5, MsV1, whole genome shotgun sequence genomic segment:
- the LOC131247074 gene encoding cytochrome P450 71A1-like produces MALYIPSHFQWFSFPAIILPFLLLLLLMQRSKTGRALKFPPGPFHLPILGHLLHINLSLPHQSLWLLSTKHGPLMHLQLGVKPTVVVSSARMAREVLKSHDHAFSHRPSLISNRTLSYNFMDVAVSPDNSDYWKDMRKILVRGLLSAKTVRSFRSIREEEVARMITSIHRSSSSPLQPVNLKEMLITLTNNIACITAFGKSYEGGSENEKAKMRGVLAEGAYLLNHLFIADFLPWMWWIDAGGGLYAKLRKSFLELDDLYEQIIKDHLDPKKPTPEREDFVDVFLRLQKDSRLTRDHLKGVMMNILFGGTDTSATVVAWGIVELLRSPRAMKKCQEEVRRIVGRKGKVEEDDLNRLQYIKSVIKETMRLHPPLTMLLPHESTQHCKIDGYDILPGTIVIINAWAIGKDPESWENPDDFLPERFMNSSIDYKGKDFELIPFGAGRRGCPGLHFAAPTMELALATLLYCFDWKMPAGMSKEDIDMTEAPGITVFPKSNLSLVPTKYDYAFMD; encoded by the exons ATGGCACTGTATATTCCCTCCCATTTTCAATGGTTTTCTTTTCCGGCCATTAtacttccttttctccttttactGCTCCTCATGCAGAGAAGTAAGACAGGAAGAGCCTTGAAGTTCCCTCCCGGTCCCTTCCACCTTCCCATTCTTGGCCACCTACTACATATCAACCTTAGCTTGCCTCACCAATCACTATGGCTACTCTCCACAAAACATGGACCTCTCATGCATCTACAGCTGGGCGTTAAACCGACTGTAGTTGTTTCATCTGCTAGAATGGCTAGAGAGGTGTTGAAATCTCACGATCATGCATTCTCTCATAGGCCTTCTCTCATCTCCAACAGAACGCTCAGTTACAATTTCATGGATGTGGCTGTTTCACCTGATAATAGCGATTATTGGAAAGACATGCGCAAGATCTTGGTTCGCGGGCTCTTGAGTGCAAAGACTGTGCGGTCGTTCCGGTCCATTAGGGAGGAAGAGGTCGCCCGAATGATCACGTCAATTCaccgttcttcttcttctcctctgcaACCTGTTAATCTGAAAGAGATGCTGATTACTCTCACCAACAACATAGCCTGCATTACAGCTTTCGGTAAGAGTTATGAAGGAGGAAGTGAGAATGAGAAGGCCAAAATGCGTGGAGTTCTTGCGGAAGGGGCATACTTGTTGAACCATCTCTTCATTGCAGACTTCTTGCCGTGGATGTGGTGGATCGATGCCGGCGGTGGATTGTATGCCAAGCTCAGAAAGAGTTTCTTGGAATTGGATGACCTTTATGAGCAGATCATTAAGGACCACCTTGATCCCAAGAAGCCAACGCCAGAGCGGGAAGATTTTGTAGATGTCTTTCTTCGACTCCAGAAAGATTCACGTCTCACCAGAGATCACTTGAAGGGAGTTATGATG AATATTTTATTTGGTGGAACTGATACAAGCGCTACGGTGGTGGCATGGGGAATAGTAGAGCTGTTGAGGAGTCCACGGGCGATGAAGAAATGCCAGGAAGAGGTTAGAAGGATTGTTGGAAGGAAAGGCAAAGTAGAAGAAGACGACCTTAACCGACTTCAATACATCAAGTCAGTGATAAAGGAAACAATGAGACTCCACCCGCCACTAACGATGTTGCTTCCACATGAAAGTACACAGCACTGCAAGATCGACGGATATGATATTCTCCCCGGCACTATTGTCATCATCAATGCATGGGCAATAGGCAAGGACCCTGAATCGTGGGAGAACCCAGATGACTTCTTGCCGGAGAGATTCATGAATAGCTCAATAGACTACAAAGGGAAAGATTTCGAGCTCATACCCTTTGGAGCAGGCCGGAGGGGCTGCCCTGGGCTTCATTTTGCAGCTCCGACCATGGAGCTTGCTTTGGCAACCCTTCTGTACTGTTTTGATTGGAAAATGCCTGCTGGGATGAGCAAGGAGGACATAGACATGACGGAGGCTCCTGGTATTACAGTATTCCCAAAATCCAATCTTAGCCTCGTGCCTACCAAATATGACTATGCTTTTATGGACTAA